A window of Enterobacter ludwigii genomic DNA:
TGATGCTCAACGACAGCGGCGAGATTACGCTTTCGGGCGGCGAGGGCGTGGGGACCGTGACGCGCAAAGGCATCGGCCTGCCCATCGGCAGCGCGGCGATCAACCGCACGCCGCGTCACACCATTGAGTCCGCAGTGCGCGAGGCGATTGGCCCGACGCGCGGGGCCAACGTGGAAATCTTCGCCCCTGAAGGCGAAGCGCGGGCGCAGAAAACCTACAACTCACGCCTCGGGATCCTGGGCGGGATTTCGATCATCGGCACCACCGGTATTGTCACACCGATGTCAGAGGAGAGCTGGAAACGCTCGCTCTCTCTGGAGCTGGAGATTAAACGCGCGGCGGGGCTGGAGCGGGTCGTGCTGGTGCCGGGCAATCATGGCGAGCGTTTTGTGCGCGAGCAGATGGGCATTGATCAAGATGTCGTGGTCACCATGAGCAACTTTGTCGGCTACATGATCGAAGAGGCGGTGCGGGTGGGGTTTCGCCAGATAGTGCTGGTCGGCCATCCCGGCAAGCTCATCAAAATTGCCGCCGGGATATTCCACACCCACAGCCATATCGCCGATGCGCGCATGGAAACGCTGGTGGCGCATCTGGCGCTGCTCGGCGCGCCGCTGGAGTTACTGACCCTTGTCAGCGATTGCGATACCACCGAGGCGGCGATGGAGCATATCGAAACCTGGGGTTTTCAGCCTATTTACGGCCACCTCGCCAAACGTATCTGCCTGCGCGTGATGCAGATGTTGCGCTTTACCAAAACTCCGCCGACCTGTGACGCCATTCTGTTTTCCTTTGATAACCAGGTGCTGGGTAGCAACCGTCCGGTCGAGGCGATTGCCCGGGAGCTGCAATGTTAACGGTCGTGGGAATGGGGCCTGCGGGATTGCATCTGATGACGCCCGCTGCGCGTGAAGCCATTGAGTGTGCCGATGCGCTGGTCGGCGGAAAACGTCATCTGCTGCAGTTCCCGGCGTTTTGCGGCGAGACGTTTGTCCTGGGCGCCAACATTCCGGCGCTGCTGGCCTGGGTTGAGGCGCGTCAGGAGAAAAAGGTGGTGATTGTCGCCTCCGGCGATCCGCTGTTTTACGGCATCGGATCGCGGATGGTGGCGCATTTCGGTATGGCGCGCGTGCGCATTATTCCCGGTATCAGCGCGGTGCAGTACCTGTGCGCGCAGGCGGGCATTGATATGAATGAGATGTGGCTCACCAGCAGCCATGGTCGCAGCGTAAATGTTGATGAGCTTGCACGGCATCGCAAAGTGGCGATGGTCACCGATAGCCAGTGCGGGCCGAAAGAGATTGCCGCGCAGCTGGTGGCACGCGGTAAGGGCCATCGCTGGATGGTGATTGGTGAAAACCTGGCGATGGAAAACGAACGGATCCACTGGCTGCCCGTCAGTGTGGTTAGTGCCGACTATGAAATGAATGCAGTGGTGATCCTCGATGAAAGATGAACTGTTTTTGCGCGGCGAAACGGTGCCGATGACCAAAGAGGCGGTACGCGCCCTTGCCATCGCAAAGCTTGCGCTGCACCGCGCCAGCCACCTGATTGATGTCGGCGCGGGGACCGGAAGTGTGTCGATAGAGGCGGCGCTGCAGTTTCCCTCGCTGCGCGTGACGGCCATTGAACGTAACCCTGCAGCTCTGCAGCTGCTTGCAGAA
This region includes:
- the cbiD gene encoding cobalt-precorrin-5B (C(1))-methyltransferase CbiD translates to MSDSTFDAPVWHNGKALRKGFTTGSCATAAAKVAALMVLRQHLIHQISIVTPSGVTLCLNVESPHIEGQQAIAAIRKDGGDDVDATHGMLIFARVMLNDSGEITLSGGEGVGTVTRKGIGLPIGSAAINRTPRHTIESAVREAIGPTRGANVEIFAPEGEARAQKTYNSRLGILGGISIIGTTGIVTPMSEESWKRSLSLELEIKRAAGLERVVLVPGNHGERFVREQMGIDQDVVVTMSNFVGYMIEEAVRVGFRQIVLVGHPGKLIKIAAGIFHTHSHIADARMETLVAHLALLGAPLELLTLVSDCDTTEAAMEHIETWGFQPIYGHLAKRICLRVMQMLRFTKTPPTCDAILFSFDNQVLGSNRPVEAIARELQC
- a CDS encoding cobalt-precorrin-7 (C(5))-methyltransferase, which gives rise to MLTVVGMGPAGLHLMTPAAREAIECADALVGGKRHLLQFPAFCGETFVLGANIPALLAWVEARQEKKVVIVASGDPLFYGIGSRMVAHFGMARVRIIPGISAVQYLCAQAGIDMNEMWLTSSHGRSVNVDELARHRKVAMVTDSQCGPKEIAAQLVARGKGHRWMVIGENLAMENERIHWLPVSVVSADYEMNAVVILDER